From the Bos taurus isolate L1 Dominette 01449 registration number 42190680 breed Hereford chromosome 22, ARS-UCD2.0, whole genome shotgun sequence genome, one window contains:
- the CXCR6 gene encoding C-X-C chemokine receptor type 6 isoform X1 — protein MAEYNYEDLGFFNGSNDSSQGHQDFLRFSKFFLPCMYVVVFTCGLVGNSLVLVIYVFYQKLKSLTDVFLMNLPLADLVFVCTLPFWAYAGIHEWVFGNVMCKALLGIYTLNFYTSMLVLTCITVDRFVAVVRATKAYNQQAKRMAWGKAICSSIWVVSLLVSLPQIIYGNVLYHDKPFCGYHEAISTMVLAIQMTLGFFLPLLAMILCYSVIIKTLLQARGFRKHKSLKIIFLVVAVFLLTQTPFNLVKLIRSTSWEYHTMTSFDYAITVTEAIAYLRACLNPVLYAFVGLKFRKNFWKLVKDAGCLPYLGVSGQHMYSEDTSRSASASHNVEATSMFHL, from the coding sequence ATGGCTGAGTACAACTACGAAGACCTCGGGTTCTTCAATGGTTCCAACGACAGCAGCCAGGGGCACCAAGACTTCCTGCGGTTCAGCAAGTTCTTCCTGCCGTGCATGTACGTGGTGGTGTTCACCTGCGGCCTGGTGGGAAACTCCTTGGTGCTGGTCATCTACGTCTTCTACCAGAAGCTGAAGAGCCTGACAGACGTGTTCCTGATGAACCTGCCCCTGGCTGACCTGGTGTTCGTCTGCACTCTGCCCTTCTGGGCCTACGCAGGCATCCATGAGTGGGTCTTTGGCAACGTCATGTGCAAAGCCCTGCTGGGCATCTACACGCTGAACTTCTACACGTCCATGCTCGTGCTCACCTGCATCACCGTGGACCGCTTCGTCGCGGTGGTGCGGGCCACCAAGGCCTACAACCAGCAGGCCAAGCGCATGGCCTGGGGTAAGGCCATCTGCTCGTCCATCTGGGTGGTTTCCCTGCTGGTTTCCTTGCCGCAGATCATCTATGGCAACGTCCTTTACCACGACAAGCCCTTCTGCGGTTATCACGAGGCGATTTCCACCATGGTGCTGGCCATCCAGATGACCCTGGGGTTCTTTCTGCCACTGCTTGCCATGATCCTCTGCTACTCGGTCATCATCAAGACCCTGCTTCAGGCTCGAGGCTTCCGGAAGCACAAGTCTCTGAAGATCATCTTCCTGGTGGTGGCGGTGTTCCTGCTGACCCAGACGCCCTTCAACCTCGTGAAGCTCATCCGCAGCACAAGCTGGGAGTACCACACCATGACCAGCTTTGACTACGCCATCACGGTGACGGAGGCCATTGCCTACCTGCGTGCCTGCCTTAATCCTGTGCTCTATGCCTTTGTTGGCCTCAAGTTTCGGAAGAATTTCTGGAAGCTCGTGAAAGACGCAGGCTGCCTCCCTTACCTGGGTGTCTCAGGCCAACACATGTATTCCGAGGACACTTCCAGGAGTGCTTCAGCGTCTCACAACGTGGAGGCCACCAGCATGTTCCACCTGTAG